One genomic region from Methanotorris formicicus Mc-S-70 encodes:
- the ecnA gene encoding calcium-activated nuclease EcnA, with product MKTKVYPILMLFFILLSGCIGFNNYNNNDGFKDSFIQTHEHFYGKVVKVVDGDTVYVVAENGTKYKIRLLGVDTPETYRKNNPYEYFVDENTPITNITYLKLWGHKATDFAKRNLENKTVIVVFDKKAPKKDKYGRYLAYIFINNINFNEELLKYGYARVYISNFELKEEFINIEKEAKIYRRGLWNWSNN from the coding sequence ATGAAAACTAAGGTATATCCAATTTTAATGTTGTTTTTTATTTTATTGAGTGGATGCATTGGATTTAATAACTACAATAACAATGATGGTTTTAAAGATAGTTTTATACAAACTCATGAACATTTTTATGGGAAAGTCGTTAAGGTAGTTGATGGAGACACGGTTTATGTTGTTGCAGAGAATGGGACTAAATACAAAATAAGGCTCCTTGGTGTTGATACTCCAGAAACCTATAGGAAAAATAATCCCTACGAATACTTTGTAGATGAAAATACACCAATAACCAACATAACTTATTTGAAACTATGGGGACACAAAGCGACAGATTTTGCAAAGAGAAATCTTGAAAATAAAACTGTAATAGTGGTTTTTGATAAAAAAGCACCTAAAAAAGATAAATACGGAAGATATTTGGCTTATATATTCATAAACAATATAAATTTCAATGAAGAATTACTTAAATATGGATATGCAAGAGTTTACATCAGTAATTTTGAGTTAAAGGAAGAATTTATAAACATTGAAAAAGAGGCAAAAATTTATAGGAGAGGTTTATGGAATTGGAGTAACAATTAA
- the aroD gene encoding type I 3-dehydroquinate dehydratase, producing the protein MICIPIVDNNIGTALKNAKKALEVADIVEFRVDMLKEVDESVIEEMAKFPCIITVRAYWEGGFWKKSNDERIKLIKKAIECNAKFVDIELREEKNKELVKFRDEIGSKTKIIISYHDFEKTPSYEELIKIVEDGLKIGDITKFAVMARGKEDVLKVLNVINKYEGEIIGIAMGEEGKLTRILGVHFGSILTFASMEGKASAPGQIDVKKLKEIWELIL; encoded by the coding sequence ATGATATGTATTCCCATTGTTGATAACAACATAGGTACTGCATTAAAAAATGCTAAAAAAGCATTAGAAGTGGCAGATATTGTTGAGTTTAGGGTGGATATGTTAAAAGAAGTTGATGAAAGTGTTATTGAGGAGATGGCAAAGTTTCCTTGCATAATAACAGTTAGAGCATATTGGGAAGGAGGATTTTGGAAAAAAAGCAATGATGAGAGAATAAAACTAATAAAAAAGGCAATAGAATGCAATGCAAAATTTGTAGATATTGAGTTGAGAGAGGAGAAGAATAAAGAACTCGTGAAGTTTAGGGATGAGATAGGTTCAAAAACAAAAATAATTATTTCTTACCATGATTTTGAAAAAACTCCATCTTATGAGGAGTTAATAAAAATTGTTGAAGATGGGTTAAAAATTGGAGATATTACAAAGTTTGCAGTCATGGCAAGAGGTAAAGAAGATGTTTTAAAAGTTTTGAATGTAATTAACAAGTATGAAGGAGAGATAATAGGCATCGCTATGGGAGAGGAAGGAAAATTGACGAGAATCTTAGGGGTTCATTTTGGCTCTATCTTAACTTTTGCTTCTATGGAAGGAAAAGCATCCGCTCCTGGACAAATTGATGTCAAAAAATTGAAAGAGATCTGGGAACTTATCTTATAA
- a CDS encoding flippase, translating into MGLKKDSFYILLANIYSKGCAYVFFFLMAYLLGTEGFGVLRGTLPIMDTLTIFFCSGIPPAMAKFIAEDENFSLSKYIPTLKIMLLFSLFGGIFVLFLRYVLGGGYADIPTHVYYALSLALPFAAFISWSRGILQGTLHIKELSLTWVFEYTSKIIFSVVFAVMFGVFGAILSISTAYFIGGVSGMYFINKSLGIWQKSKFNKNFQFKILSYAVPIALGTASYRLMGDIDSIVIMSLLGAYSNGIYGYASLLSRGVFLFASSIAIPLLPRIAKTKDKKYIKKAVLLNILLSLPFVALCIAFPDELLYLFFHVKNPEASISLEILSISAMFMSIYSILSSALQGFGYAKISLYIILIGIVLNFSLNYILIGKFGIVGGAISTLISSFIILVIIIRAILSINT; encoded by the coding sequence ATGGGGTTAAAAAAGGACAGTTTTTATATCCTGTTAGCCAATATTTATTCAAAGGGATGTGCTTATGTGTTTTTCTTTTTAATGGCGTATTTGTTGGGAACAGAAGGTTTTGGGGTTTTGAGAGGAACATTGCCAATAATGGACACATTAACGATATTTTTTTGCTCCGGCATTCCTCCCGCAATGGCAAAGTTTATTGCAGAGGATGAGAATTTCTCACTCTCTAAGTATATCCCAACACTAAAAATTATGCTGCTGTTTTCTCTGTTTGGGGGGATTTTTGTTTTGTTTTTGAGATATGTCTTAGGGGGAGGGTATGCAGATATTCCTACTCATGTGTATTATGCATTATCGTTGGCGTTACCTTTTGCTGCATTTATCTCATGGTCGAGGGGAATTTTGCAGGGAACCTTGCATATAAAGGAGTTATCATTAACATGGGTTTTTGAATATACTTCAAAAATAATATTTTCAGTTGTTTTTGCTGTAATGTTTGGTGTTTTTGGAGCAATACTGTCCATATCAACTGCCTACTTCATTGGTGGGGTTTCTGGAATGTATTTTATAAACAAATCACTTGGAATTTGGCAAAAATCAAAGTTTAATAAAAATTTTCAATTTAAGATTCTCTCATACGCTGTGCCAATAGCATTGGGTACAGCATCATACAGATTAATGGGAGATATTGATAGTATTGTAATTATGTCGTTGTTGGGGGCATATTCCAATGGTATTTATGGTTATGCCTCTCTATTATCAAGGGGTGTGTTTCTATTTGCATCTTCTATAGCAATCCCCCTACTTCCAAGAATTGCTAAAACAAAGGATAAAAAATATATAAAAAAAGCGGTTTTACTAAATATATTACTTTCATTACCCTTTGTTGCTTTATGCATTGCATTTCCAGATGAACTTTTGTATCTTTTTTTCCATGTTAAAAATCCAGAAGCATCAATATCCTTAGAAATCCTCTCAATTTCTGCCATGTTTATGAGTATCTACTCCATACTCTCCTCAGCACTGCAGGGGTTTGGATATGCTAAAATATCCTTGTATATAATCTTAATTGGAATTGTATTGAATTTCTCACTTAATTACATTTTAATTGGAAAATTTGGCATTGTTGGTGGTGCAATTTCAACGTTGATATCCTCTTTTATTATTTTAGTGATAATAATAAGGGCAATACTATCAATCAATACTTAA